A window of the Williamsia phyllosphaerae genome harbors these coding sequences:
- a CDS encoding ATP-binding cassette domain-containing protein — protein MTATTSRPSTTAPTPRVGAVVVPAPTVDWRRLRRPAAYVALVALAIAAILQSIGTVIIGRVAANPTGAAIALLASCLVGYAVLDTAGRTVWAAIADRAEGRLRDDLLTAALHQPLERLSEQAVGEVLDRVDDDTHEVGTLVRLQVWDAMRTVFSTLPMWIVAGLTWWPAWIIFPVLGPIAILVIRPLLRELRDRKVAEEIAWTDHAAAMEEGIAARDDMRTSMGQAYLLRRVAEISGTIQDRFRAVIAVESRIAIRCGGLLHALLGGVVVAGVALVADNDLDVASLVTLFLVSSGLIGQINQLARHLPELQAGMGAIIRLRQLVGTDPEPVGGQPIPDGPVDIVLRDLRFAYAEGVFALDGIDLTVPAGSTCALVGRTGSGKSTLASLVSRAVDPEPGSLFVGGVDVLDLDLHQLRSSVGVVTQRTEILAGTLADNIALFAALPRNRLQGAVDELDLTAWVDGLPDGLDTVLGPGGTTLSAGEEQLVAFARLLVRDVRVVILDEATARMDPLTEARVVRAADRLLADRTGILIAHRLSTVTRADQVAVLERGHIIDQGPRTELESRPGPFRRLLDAAGTDAVERPALHKEPTGADAGAIGGVRRQGPPPEIVDVGDGPSLTRGIAHIIRVHPTWGLLGCALFAVNAILGATGALTGYVWGHVVQNLQRGETPVTLTVSLVIVLLANPITLAAAIRRFLPWWSAASLRIRMTVLEAQTRQHGLPRTPPGEVMSRVLDSDRFLRYSDRWIDVTNGLFVVVTAAVLGGSVLAGAILLAVMIAAAAASVVGRPIAGRSAAAASATRAHFGRSLVSSLESVRTVKLAAATDDVHAHLRGVDGGRVDAAVREHRVQSVLIGVPVVMVQLGVVAAWVVYLLDGWDLATALLVSGAVGGFDYFGRVAGAVITEAPGTRSWQKATSRFAGGADLMDIPPGVDLWAGTAPRPAPTQRTPLRRLELRDVSAVHDDGTRGVSGVDLTVEAGELVLLLGQVGSGKSSLLASLCGLVGHTGVIRWNDADIVDAQTFLRPGQVAHVAQVPRVLSGTFADNVRLDHDRPIDRAVADARLEPDVAAAGGVDSVVGHRGVRLSGGQVQRLALARALAIEPELLLADDVSSALDATTEVELWAALRDRGITVLGSTSKRAALAQADRVVVLVDGAIVATGPWTRLSDEWGHLAG, from the coding sequence ATGACCGCCACGACATCGCGACCGTCCACGACAGCGCCCACGCCCCGCGTGGGCGCTGTCGTCGTGCCCGCGCCGACCGTGGACTGGCGTCGGTTGCGCAGACCGGCGGCGTACGTCGCGCTCGTCGCGTTGGCGATCGCCGCGATCCTGCAGTCGATCGGCACGGTGATCATCGGTCGCGTCGCAGCCAACCCGACCGGCGCCGCCATCGCGCTGCTGGCCTCCTGCCTGGTCGGCTACGCCGTCCTCGACACCGCCGGCCGCACCGTCTGGGCCGCGATCGCCGACCGTGCCGAGGGTCGGCTCCGCGACGACCTCCTCACCGCTGCACTGCACCAGCCGTTGGAACGGTTGTCCGAGCAGGCCGTCGGGGAGGTGCTCGACCGGGTCGACGACGACACCCACGAGGTCGGGACGCTGGTGCGTCTGCAGGTGTGGGACGCCATGCGCACCGTCTTCTCGACGCTGCCGATGTGGATCGTCGCGGGCCTGACGTGGTGGCCGGCCTGGATCATCTTCCCCGTCCTGGGGCCGATCGCGATCCTGGTGATCCGTCCACTTCTGCGTGAACTGCGGGACCGCAAGGTCGCCGAGGAGATCGCCTGGACCGACCACGCTGCGGCGATGGAGGAGGGCATCGCCGCCCGGGACGACATGCGCACCAGCATGGGCCAGGCGTACCTGTTGCGTCGGGTCGCGGAGATCTCCGGCACCATCCAGGATCGTTTCCGGGCCGTCATCGCCGTGGAGTCGCGCATCGCCATCCGTTGTGGAGGACTGCTGCACGCGCTGCTCGGCGGAGTCGTCGTCGCGGGGGTGGCGCTCGTGGCCGACAACGACCTCGACGTCGCGAGCCTGGTCACGCTCTTCCTCGTCAGCTCCGGCCTCATCGGTCAGATCAACCAACTCGCACGTCACCTCCCCGAACTGCAGGCGGGCATGGGTGCGATCATCCGGCTCCGACAGCTGGTGGGTACTGATCCCGAACCCGTTGGTGGGCAACCCATCCCCGACGGGCCCGTCGACATCGTGCTGCGTGACCTGCGCTTCGCCTATGCCGAGGGGGTGTTCGCCCTCGACGGCATCGACCTGACCGTGCCGGCGGGCAGCACATGCGCGCTCGTCGGACGGACCGGATCGGGCAAGTCGACGCTCGCTTCGCTGGTCTCGCGCGCGGTCGATCCCGAGCCCGGGTCGTTGTTCGTCGGCGGGGTCGACGTCCTCGATCTCGACCTGCACCAGCTGCGGTCGTCGGTCGGCGTGGTGACCCAACGGACCGAGATCCTCGCGGGGACCCTGGCGGACAACATCGCACTGTTCGCGGCGTTGCCGCGAAACCGTCTGCAGGGGGCGGTCGACGAACTGGACCTCACCGCGTGGGTGGACGGCCTGCCCGACGGACTCGACACGGTTCTCGGACCCGGCGGGACGACGTTGTCGGCGGGCGAGGAGCAACTCGTCGCGTTCGCGCGGTTGCTCGTCCGCGACGTGCGCGTGGTGATCCTCGACGAGGCGACCGCGCGGATGGACCCGCTCACCGAGGCGCGCGTGGTCCGCGCCGCCGACCGGCTTCTCGCCGACCGCACCGGCATCCTCATCGCGCACCGGCTCTCCACCGTGACCCGCGCCGACCAGGTCGCGGTGCTCGAACGCGGCCACATCATCGACCAGGGCCCGCGCACCGAACTCGAGTCCCGACCCGGACCGTTCCGGAGACTCCTCGACGCCGCCGGTACCGACGCGGTCGAACGGCCCGCACTGCACAAGGAACCGACCGGCGCCGATGCGGGTGCCATCGGCGGTGTGCGACGTCAAGGCCCGCCGCCCGAGATCGTCGATGTCGGTGACGGACCGAGCCTGACGCGCGGGATCGCCCACATCATCCGAGTCCACCCGACGTGGGGACTTCTCGGATGTGCGTTGTTCGCCGTGAACGCGATCCTCGGGGCGACCGGTGCGCTGACCGGCTACGTCTGGGGTCACGTCGTGCAGAACCTGCAGCGCGGTGAGACGCCGGTCACGCTGACCGTCTCCCTGGTGATCGTCCTGCTGGCCAACCCGATCACCCTCGCGGCGGCGATCCGACGATTCCTGCCGTGGTGGAGCGCGGCGTCGCTGCGGATCCGGATGACCGTGCTCGAGGCGCAGACCCGGCAACACGGGTTGCCGCGGACACCGCCCGGCGAGGTGATGTCGCGGGTACTCGACTCCGACCGTTTCCTGCGCTACTCCGACCGGTGGATCGACGTCACCAACGGACTGTTCGTCGTCGTGACCGCCGCCGTCCTCGGCGGCAGCGTCCTGGCCGGTGCGATCCTGCTCGCGGTCATGATCGCCGCGGCCGCGGCGTCGGTGGTCGGGCGCCCGATCGCGGGTCGGTCGGCCGCGGCCGCATCGGCCACCCGCGCCCACTTCGGGCGGTCGCTGGTGTCGTCGTTGGAGAGCGTGCGCACCGTCAAGCTCGCCGCCGCCACCGACGACGTCCACGCACACCTGCGCGGCGTCGACGGCGGACGCGTCGACGCCGCGGTCCGTGAACACCGTGTGCAGTCGGTACTCATCGGGGTGCCGGTCGTCATGGTCCAACTCGGTGTCGTCGCCGCGTGGGTGGTCTACCTGCTCGACGGCTGGGATCTGGCGACGGCGCTACTGGTGTCGGGTGCGGTCGGTGGCTTCGACTACTTCGGGCGGGTCGCCGGAGCGGTCATCACCGAGGCGCCGGGAACCCGGTCCTGGCAGAAGGCGACGAGCCGCTTCGCCGGCGGCGCCGACCTCATGGACATCCCGCCGGGCGTCGACCTGTGGGCCGGGACGGCGCCTCGCCCGGCCCCGACCCAGCGCACCCCGCTGCGGCGCCTCGAACTGCGCGACGTGTCCGCGGTGCACGACGACGGCACCCGCGGTGTCTCCGGCGTCGACCTCACGGTCGAGGCGGGGGAGCTCGTGTTGCTCCTCGGCCAGGTGGGTTCGGGGAAGTCCAGCCTCCTCGCGAGCCTGTGCGGGCTGGTGGGCCACACCGGCGTCATCCGGTGGAACGACGCGGACATCGTTGACGCCCAGACGTTCCTCCGGCCGGGGCAGGTCGCGCATGTGGCGCAGGTTCCCCGGGTGCTGTCGGGGACGTTCGCCGACAACGTCCGCCTCGACCACGACCGGCCGATCGACCGTGCGGTGGCCGACGCCCGTCTCGAGCCCGATGTCGCCGCGGCCGGCGGTGTCGACTCGGTCGTCGGGCACCGCGGTGTCCGACTGTCCGGCGGTCAGGTGCAGCGACTGGCGCTGGCCCGCGCGCTGGCGATCGAGCCGGAACTGCTTCTGGCCGATGACGTCTCGAGTGCGCTCGATGCCACCACCGAGGTCGAGCTGTGGGCCGCACTGCGCGACCGGGGCATCACGGTGCTGGGGTCAACGTCCAAGCGTGCGGCCCTGGCCCAGGCCGACCGGGTCGTCGTCCTGGTCGACGGTGCGATCGTCGCGACCGGACCGTGGACCCGGCTCTCCGACGAGTGGGGACACCTGGCGGGCTGA
- a CDS encoding SIR2 family protein yields the protein MNGHFFVLRGDLTQLKCDAILVPCDGAWNVVWDHWSALLQEHEFDFSMSGARLRNATSADHFCDVSPSEGRTIRLVMTTFGTRGHQSVAKSVADAIRSLAQDRTFQPGRVKPLIALPLVGTGFGGLQHRRGELIKALLPALAEVAEEADADVALVLFDSRDHAAVQSQRPEEHWDGFDPAHLEIADNLGRRAAHKELSLFLGSGVSVPLGLPDWRGLLSEVSGRQPKRFSPTEAPEIAQEIADELGHVEFHKTVAERLETMGVAPAHLLLAGLGVRQAVTTNYDTAYEAALTTTLGVDRFQVLTRELAAQPKPWLLKIHGDVADPATIVITSDDYTVLTEQRGALHAVVESLLMTSHLMFVGYSMGDPDFVESADRVRTVRELASHETKNDFATILALHPGAVSTHPDFRTVAMSPGQNDKDAARTLEIFLDRISWAASQHSDGSHSYLLDPNYEDLLAEDPDNTRLRDLLAELVALPANDPARRSTGWKFVQNLITELGGPTPHEAG from the coding sequence GTGAACGGACACTTCTTCGTACTTCGAGGCGACCTCACCCAGTTGAAATGCGACGCCATTCTCGTGCCGTGCGACGGCGCGTGGAATGTGGTCTGGGACCACTGGTCTGCTCTGTTGCAGGAGCACGAATTCGACTTCAGCATGAGCGGGGCCCGTCTGCGGAACGCGACCTCCGCCGATCACTTTTGCGACGTATCGCCCAGCGAAGGACGAACCATACGGCTCGTGATGACAACCTTCGGCACCCGCGGCCATCAATCAGTCGCGAAGAGCGTCGCTGACGCCATCAGATCCCTTGCACAAGATCGCACTTTCCAACCCGGTCGGGTGAAGCCGCTGATCGCGCTGCCATTGGTCGGCACTGGGTTCGGCGGACTACAGCACCGTCGGGGCGAGCTGATCAAGGCGTTGCTGCCCGCTCTCGCCGAGGTCGCAGAGGAGGCGGACGCAGATGTGGCTCTGGTCTTGTTCGACAGCCGCGACCATGCCGCGGTGCAGAGTCAGCGACCAGAAGAGCATTGGGATGGATTCGACCCCGCCCACCTGGAGATCGCAGACAACCTCGGTCGAAGAGCAGCACACAAGGAGCTTTCCCTGTTCCTGGGATCCGGGGTCAGTGTCCCACTCGGACTCCCCGACTGGCGAGGTTTGTTGTCCGAGGTCAGCGGCAGGCAGCCCAAACGATTTTCGCCCACAGAGGCTCCGGAAATCGCGCAGGAGATCGCAGACGAACTGGGCCACGTCGAGTTTCACAAGACAGTTGCCGAGAGGCTGGAGACGATGGGAGTCGCTCCGGCACACCTACTCCTTGCCGGACTCGGCGTACGCCAGGCCGTGACAACAAATTACGACACCGCTTATGAAGCTGCGCTGACCACGACGTTGGGCGTCGATCGTTTCCAAGTTCTGACTCGTGAGCTGGCCGCCCAACCCAAACCCTGGCTTCTGAAAATCCACGGCGATGTCGCCGACCCCGCAACGATTGTCATCACGTCCGACGACTACACAGTTCTCACAGAGCAACGTGGGGCACTGCACGCGGTGGTCGAGTCGTTGTTGATGACCAGCCACCTGATGTTCGTGGGCTACAGCATGGGGGATCCCGATTTCGTCGAGTCGGCCGACCGAGTTCGGACCGTTCGCGAACTGGCGTCACACGAGACGAAGAATGACTTCGCCACCATCCTCGCCCTACATCCCGGTGCAGTCTCCACGCATCCGGACTTTCGCACAGTCGCGATGTCGCCCGGCCAGAACGACAAAGACGCTGCGCGAACCTTGGAGATCTTCCTCGACCGGATCTCGTGGGCCGCGTCGCAACACAGCGACGGATCACACTCCTACTTGCTGGACCCGAACTACGAGGACCTACTCGCTGAAGACCCTGACAACACGCGGCTACGCGACCTGTTGGCCGAGTTGGTGGCCCTCCCAGCCAACGACCCTGCCCGCCGGAGTACCGGGTGGAAATTTGTTCAGAACCTCATCACCGAACTCGGTGGCCCCACACCCCACGAGGCGGGCTGA
- a CDS encoding carboxylesterase/lipase family protein, with product MTSDRAVVDTSNGPVRGTDDGRTRVWKGIRYAAPPTGELRWRAPVPPEPWTDVADATRFGAVAPQPDIPVIDLGPDVTKDEDCLTLNVTAASATTVDDPKPVMVWIHGGAYILGSTTQPLYDAAAMVERGDVVVVTVNYRLGAFGFLDLSAFGTDEHPFDSNLALRDVISALQWVRDNISAFGGDPAQVTVFGESAGGGMVTTLMTVPSAAGLFHRAIAQSSPATSVYDGARATRIAEMFLDDIGIAPADIGRLRGVPTDAVAKATFRLFDDIPTSAPGTLAFAPVVDRDLVPDYPLEVFRAGKALPVPLLIGTNKDEAALFKLMKSPLIPITPDAIRAMFAQIAVERPELAIPHEADILAAYAGVRKKGKGMAVARDIGFRMPTVWLAEGHSAIAPVFLYRFDWATPLFRLLRVGATHATELPYVFGNLVSGRKDITFKLGGLSAGKAVSARMQRRWLNFAVSGDPNGVPDAPVWRPYDSGDRASLVIDRNDRAVHDLDHDLRKAWGDDVLSFP from the coding sequence ATGACGTCGGATCGAGCTGTGGTCGACACCAGCAACGGACCGGTACGCGGAACCGATGACGGACGGACCCGTGTGTGGAAGGGGATCCGCTATGCGGCCCCGCCGACAGGCGAACTGCGCTGGCGCGCACCGGTGCCACCCGAGCCGTGGACCGACGTCGCCGACGCCACCCGATTCGGTGCCGTCGCGCCGCAGCCCGACATCCCCGTCATCGACCTCGGTCCGGATGTCACGAAGGACGAGGACTGCCTGACCCTCAACGTCACCGCCGCTTCGGCGACGACCGTCGACGACCCCAAGCCGGTCATGGTCTGGATCCACGGGGGTGCCTACATCCTCGGATCGACCACCCAACCCCTCTACGACGCCGCGGCGATGGTCGAGCGTGGGGACGTCGTCGTCGTCACGGTGAACTACCGGTTGGGGGCATTCGGGTTCCTCGACCTGTCCGCTTTCGGCACCGACGAGCACCCCTTCGACTCCAACCTCGCACTGCGCGACGTGATCTCGGCCCTGCAGTGGGTACGCGACAACATCAGTGCGTTCGGCGGCGACCCGGCTCAGGTCACCGTGTTCGGGGAGTCCGCCGGTGGCGGCATGGTCACCACCCTCATGACCGTCCCGTCGGCGGCGGGGTTGTTCCACCGCGCGATCGCGCAGAGCTCGCCCGCGACGTCGGTCTACGACGGTGCGCGCGCCACCCGCATCGCCGAGATGTTCCTCGATGACATCGGCATCGCGCCCGCCGACATCGGTCGCTTGCGCGGCGTGCCCACCGACGCCGTCGCCAAGGCCACGTTCCGACTGTTCGACGACATCCCGACGAGCGCTCCGGGGACACTCGCGTTCGCGCCGGTCGTGGACCGCGACCTGGTGCCCGACTACCCGCTGGAGGTGTTCCGCGCGGGAAAGGCGCTCCCGGTGCCGCTGCTGATCGGCACCAACAAGGACGAGGCGGCACTGTTCAAACTGATGAAGTCGCCGCTCATCCCCATCACGCCCGACGCCATCCGGGCGATGTTCGCGCAGATCGCGGTCGAACGACCCGAACTCGCCATCCCACACGAGGCGGACATCCTCGCGGCATACGCCGGCGTCCGAAAAAAGGGCAAGGGGATGGCGGTCGCCCGGGACATCGGCTTCCGGATGCCCACGGTCTGGTTGGCCGAGGGGCACAGTGCGATCGCGCCGGTCTTCCTCTACCGATTCGACTGGGCGACGCCGCTGTTCCGACTCCTTCGTGTCGGCGCGACCCATGCGACCGAACTGCCGTACGTCTTCGGCAATCTGGTCAGCGGGCGCAAGGACATCACGTTCAAGCTCGGCGGCCTGTCGGCGGGCAAGGCCGTGTCGGCGCGCATGCAGCGTCGGTGGTTGAACTTCGCGGTGAGCGGTGATCCCAACGGCGTGCCGGATGCCCCGGTGTGGCGGCCCTACGACTCCGGCGACCGCGCGAGTCTCGTCATCGATCGGAACGATCGCGCGGTGCACGACCTCGACCACGACCTGCGGAAGGCCTGGGGCGACGACGTTCTCAGCTTCCCCTGA
- a CDS encoding GNAT family N-acetyltransferase yields the protein MTTELRTHQARSRAIADEERTVAWIRAVVFGFNEPEYSDEGIGRWLGAFIDQDARMRGVHDLRTGGLRDDRVPVATLGSWDTTVNVGGTLLPANAISDVTTRTSHRRRGLLRQMMTADLTEAAQRGMPLAALTVSESGIYRRFGFGPAVQKNQIRVRTDASFRVTTPSTGRIEMVDRGVYLDRVRALFDDYHQRTPGSVDRGPAADDVLAGLDQPTGKPQPGFRYALHLDDDNRCDGAVAYKLLEEDSSAEVRDLVAPNPAVGVALWDFLGHSDLIRTITQRRARVDDPLRYALAEPDVYTVENRRDFLWLRVLDVAAVLTARSYLTDGEITLSVHDEQDFAEGTYRLVASNGRGEVERIGDDTDINADVTLDVAALGSVLLGGIGVRTIAAAGHIRGQRVEDFARLMVCTGAPASITPF from the coding sequence ATGACGACCGAACTGCGAACCCATCAAGCCCGGTCGCGCGCGATCGCCGACGAGGAACGGACGGTCGCGTGGATCCGAGCGGTGGTGTTCGGCTTCAACGAACCGGAGTACAGCGACGAGGGCATCGGTCGATGGCTCGGCGCATTCATCGACCAGGACGCGCGGATGCGAGGCGTTCATGACCTGCGGACTGGCGGGCTGCGGGACGACAGGGTGCCGGTGGCGACGCTGGGGAGCTGGGACACGACCGTCAACGTCGGCGGAACCCTGCTGCCCGCGAACGCGATCAGCGACGTCACCACCCGCACCTCGCACCGCAGGCGCGGTCTGCTTCGGCAGATGATGACGGCCGACCTGACCGAGGCAGCCCAACGCGGTATGCCGCTGGCCGCGCTGACGGTCAGCGAGTCGGGCATCTACCGCCGGTTCGGATTCGGTCCCGCGGTGCAGAAAAACCAGATCCGCGTGCGGACCGACGCGTCGTTCCGGGTCACGACACCGTCGACCGGTCGGATCGAGATGGTTGATCGTGGCGTCTATCTCGACCGCGTAAGGGCACTGTTCGACGACTACCACCAGCGCACACCCGGGTCGGTCGACCGTGGCCCGGCTGCAGACGACGTGCTTGCCGGCCTGGACCAGCCGACCGGAAAGCCGCAGCCGGGCTTCAGGTACGCCCTGCACCTCGATGACGACAACCGGTGTGATGGCGCGGTCGCATACAAGCTCCTCGAGGAGGACAGCAGCGCCGAGGTCCGCGACCTCGTCGCACCGAACCCCGCGGTGGGCGTGGCGCTGTGGGATTTCCTCGGCCACTCCGACCTCATCCGGACCATCACTCAGCGCCGCGCCCGGGTAGACGACCCGCTGCGCTACGCCCTGGCCGAACCCGATGTCTACACCGTCGAGAACCGCCGCGACTTCCTGTGGTTGCGCGTGCTCGATGTCGCTGCGGTGCTGACCGCCCGCAGTTACCTGACCGACGGCGAGATCACGCTGAGCGTGCACGACGAGCAGGATTTCGCAGAGGGCACCTACCGACTCGTGGCGAGCAACGGCAGGGGTGAGGTCGAGCGGATCGGCGATGACACCGACATCAATGCTGACGTCACACTGGATGTCGCCGCACTGGGATCGGTCCTGCTCGGCGGAATCGGCGTGCGGACCATTGCGGCCGCCGGGCACATCCGTGGACAGCGCGTCGAGGACTTCGCCCGGCTGATGGTGTGCACCGGCGCCCCCGCGTCCATCACCCCGTTCTGA
- a CDS encoding DUF503 domain-containing protein — protein MWIGWIEFDFLLGDVHSLKEKRSLVRPIVSEMSRKFSVSAAEVDHTDLHRRAGIGASVVSADRVHVTEVIDRLERHGASRPEVHLVSVRRRIIRADEV, from the coding sequence ATGTGGATTGGGTGGATCGAGTTCGACTTCCTGTTGGGAGACGTGCACTCGCTGAAAGAGAAACGTTCCCTGGTGCGGCCGATCGTCTCGGAGATGAGCCGAAAGTTCTCCGTCTCGGCCGCGGAGGTCGATCACACCGATCTGCACCGCCGTGCCGGAATCGGCGCGTCGGTCGTCAGCGCCGACCGCGTGCACGTCACCGAGGTGATCGATCGTCTCGAACGGCACGGCGCCAGCCGACCCGAGGTGCACCTGGTCTCGGTGCGTCGACGGATCATCCGCGCGGACGAGGTCTGA
- a CDS encoding OsmC family protein → MTSTIRASVVPFVIEAEGTGVAQTLVSQGDNKHEFHTDAYPAFGGKDEAPSPLFYALGALTSCNQVTAALVAKDLGITLGKFTFTIQGDLDTLVLVKGEEGNSNFEKVSVDATVETDATEEQFTTFVSEVERRCPVTQLFVRSGLEFHNNWKQNSLA, encoded by the coding sequence GTGACATCGACCATCCGTGCAAGCGTCGTCCCGTTCGTGATCGAGGCGGAGGGCACCGGAGTGGCCCAGACGCTCGTCTCCCAGGGTGACAACAAGCACGAGTTCCACACCGACGCCTACCCCGCGTTCGGTGGCAAGGACGAGGCGCCGAGCCCGCTGTTCTACGCGCTCGGTGCGCTCACGTCGTGCAACCAGGTGACCGCCGCGTTGGTCGCCAAGGACCTGGGCATCACGCTGGGCAAGTTCACCTTCACCATCCAGGGCGACCTCGACACCCTTGTGCTGGTCAAGGGCGAGGAGGGCAACTCCAACTTCGAGAAGGTCTCGGTCGATGCCACCGTCGAGACCGACGCCACCGAGGAGCAGTTCACGACGTTCGTCTCCGAGGTCGAGCGTCGCTGCCCCGTGACCCAGCTGTTCGTGCGCAGCGGCCTCGAGTTCCACAACAACTGGAAGCAGAACTCGCTGGCCTGA
- a CDS encoding aldo/keto reductase, which yields MEYVNLGSSGLRVSQICLGCMTFGQPDRGAHEWTLTEDDSRPIIKHAIDAGINFFDTANSYSAGSSEEIVGRALKSFVNRDDVVIATKVFHNGRPSPYEVGLSRKAIMAEVDASLQRLGTDYIDLYQTHRWDHTTPIAETMEALHDVVKAGKVRYIGASSMYAWQFSKAQYTAEAYGWTKFISMQDHYNLLYREEEREMHPLCADQGVGVIPWSPLARGRLTRDWDTTTKRSDTDKFGATLYDDGDRRTVEAVTEIAEAHGVPRAQIALSWVLNKPIVTAPIIGASKVGHIDDAVAATSVTLTDDEVQTLEKHYRPRPIVGFA from the coding sequence ATGGAGTACGTGAACCTGGGGTCGAGCGGACTGCGTGTCTCGCAGATCTGCCTGGGCTGCATGACCTTCGGCCAGCCCGATCGCGGAGCGCACGAGTGGACGCTCACCGAGGACGACTCGCGGCCGATCATCAAGCACGCGATCGACGCGGGCATCAACTTCTTCGACACCGCCAACTCGTACTCCGCCGGGTCGAGCGAGGAGATCGTCGGTCGGGCGCTGAAGAGTTTCGTCAACCGCGACGACGTCGTCATCGCCACCAAGGTGTTCCACAACGGCCGCCCGTCGCCATACGAGGTCGGCCTGTCGCGCAAGGCGATCATGGCCGAGGTCGACGCCAGCCTGCAGCGACTCGGCACCGACTACATCGACCTGTACCAAACGCACCGGTGGGACCACACGACCCCGATCGCGGAGACGATGGAGGCGTTGCACGACGTGGTCAAGGCGGGAAAGGTCCGCTACATCGGCGCGTCGTCGATGTACGCGTGGCAGTTCTCCAAGGCGCAGTACACCGCCGAGGCCTATGGTTGGACAAAGTTCATCTCGATGCAGGACCACTACAACCTGCTCTACCGCGAGGAAGAGCGTGAGATGCATCCGCTGTGCGCCGACCAGGGTGTCGGGGTCATCCCGTGGAGTCCGCTGGCCCGCGGTCGTCTGACCCGCGACTGGGACACGACCACCAAGCGCAGCGACACCGACAAGTTCGGCGCCACCCTGTACGACGACGGTGACCGTCGCACCGTCGAGGCCGTCACCGAGATCGCCGAGGCACACGGTGTCCCGCGCGCGCAGATCGCGCTGTCCTGGGTGCTGAACAAGCCGATCGTCACCGCACCGATCATCGGCGCGAGCAAGGTCGGTCACATCGACGACGCGGTCGCCGCCACCTCGGTGACGCTCACCGATGACGAGGTGCAGACCCTCGAGAAGCACTACCGGCCACGGCCGATCGTCGGCTTCGCGTAG
- a CDS encoding alcohol dehydrogenase catalytic domain-containing protein, producing the protein MRAVVYETFGAAMSVRDIAEPSCPAHGVVVAVAATGLCRSDWHGWQGHDPDIPLPNVPGHELAGTVVEVGADVREWGIGARVTVPFVCACGDCGPCRRGDQQVCERQTQPGFTHQGSFAERVALDHADVNLVALPDDVDFDTAAGLGCRFATAYRAVTQVADVQAGESVAVHGCGGVGLSAVMIAAARGATVVAIDPSPVSRDLAMSLGATRSAQSADDLRDMDVSIDAFGAATTMRASIACLRPRGRHVQVGLLGDDVAPAVPMGLVIARELQLLGSHGMAAHTYPAMLAEIAAGTLAPQALLRDAVDLDDAPARLMALGEPGAGVGGVTVVHP; encoded by the coding sequence GTGCGAGCCGTGGTGTACGAGACGTTCGGTGCGGCGATGTCGGTGCGCGACATCGCCGAGCCCTCCTGCCCTGCGCACGGGGTGGTGGTGGCCGTGGCCGCGACCGGTCTGTGTCGCAGCGACTGGCATGGCTGGCAGGGGCACGATCCCGACATCCCGCTGCCGAATGTGCCGGGCCACGAACTGGCCGGGACCGTCGTCGAGGTCGGGGCCGACGTCCGCGAGTGGGGGATCGGTGCGCGCGTGACCGTGCCCTTCGTCTGCGCCTGCGGCGACTGCGGACCATGTCGCCGCGGCGATCAGCAGGTGTGCGAACGCCAGACCCAACCCGGGTTCACCCATCAGGGCTCGTTCGCCGAGCGCGTCGCACTCGACCATGCGGACGTGAACCTGGTGGCGTTGCCCGACGACGTCGACTTCGACACCGCCGCCGGCCTGGGCTGTCGTTTCGCGACCGCCTACCGGGCGGTGACCCAGGTGGCGGACGTGCAGGCGGGGGAGTCGGTCGCCGTGCACGGCTGCGGCGGCGTCGGACTGTCGGCGGTGATGATCGCGGCCGCCCGCGGCGCGACGGTCGTCGCGATCGACCCGTCACCGGTGAGCCGCGACCTGGCGATGTCTCTGGGTGCGACGCGTAGCGCACAGTCGGCCGACGATCTGCGGGACATGGACGTGTCCATCGACGCGTTCGGTGCCGCCACGACCATGCGGGCGTCCATCGCGTGCCTGCGACCCCGCGGACGCCACGTACAGGTCGGACTGCTCGGCGACGACGTCGCACCGGCCGTCCCGATGGGACTCGTCATCGCACGCGAACTGCAACTGCTGGGCAGTCACGGTATGGCCGCGCACACCTATCCGGCGATGCTCGCCGAGATCGCCGCGGGAACCCTGGCGCCGCAGGCCCTGCTCCGCGACGCCGTCGACCTCGACGATGCGCCGGCACGGCTGATGGCGCTGGGTGAACCCGGCGCCGGCGTCGGAGGGGTCACCGTCGTCCATCCCTGA